One Rutidosis leptorrhynchoides isolate AG116_Rl617_1_P2 unplaced genomic scaffold, CSIRO_AGI_Rlap_v1 contig328, whole genome shotgun sequence genomic window carries:
- the LOC139882939 gene encoding uncharacterized protein, whose translation MAIVRKRGLLWESAGGKQQQQLLRCSRTVGLCRGEGDGKCWSFDRRGDSSQAPQWKKLSSVELGIRSSMISKPTRVVLNALKKKGYEVYLVGGCVRDLILKRTPKDFDIITSAELKQVRNTFSRCEVIGRRFPICHVHVDETIIEVSSFSTSGRNSFGGLRNNVKRPPGCGERDFMRWKNCLKRDFTVNGLFFDPYAKIIYDYVGGMEDIKKAKVRTVIPANLSFVEDCARILRAFRVASRLGFRFTREIALSLRVLYRSVLRLDKGRILMEVNYMLAFGSGEASLRLLWRFGLLELLLPFQASYFVSQRFKRRDKGSNLLLSLFASLDKVVAPDRPCHSSLWLAILAFHKALVDKPRDPLIVAAFSLALHSGGSLLEAIEIARGINQPHDSSYMELQESPVLLSKLAMRDEVVDLAASIKDILFKMTSVRYVSQAMSMYPQAPRTDLVFVPEALLQRTCRIFDCVRRGMERGTVPRQLKIDYDSLSSGSLEEVRRTLARIVFDTVYPKKRRERS comes from the exons ATGGCGATAGTTAGGAAAAGAGGATTGCTGTGGGAGTCTGCAGGTGGGAAGCAGCAGCAGCAGCTGCTCCGTTGCAGTCGAACCGTCGGGCTTTGTAGAGGAGAAGGGGATGGAAAATGCTGGTCATTTGATAGGAGAGG GGACAGCAGCCAGGCACCTCAATGGAAGAAGCTGAGTTCTGTGGAGCTTGGCATCAGGAGTTCGATGATTTCGAAGCCCACGAGAGTAGTTCTGAATGCGTTAAAGAAAAAAG GTTATGAGGTATATCTGGTTGGAGGTTGCGTACGGGATCTTATTTTGAAGAGAACTCCAAAAGACTTTGACATTATAACCTCAGCTGAGCTCAAGCAG GTACGAAATACCTTTTCAAGATGTGAAGTTATTGGCCGACGGTTTCCAATATGCCATGTGCATGTCGATGAAACTATCATTGAG GTTTCCAGCTTTAGCACCTCTGGAAGAAACTCTTTTGGGGGGCTCAGAAACAATGTCAAGAGACCTCCCGGCTGTGGTGAACGGGATTTTATGCGATGGAAGAATTGCCTTAAGCGGGATTTCACGGTCAATGG ATTATTCTTTGATCCCTATGCGAAGATAATATATGATTATGTTGGGGGAATGGAAGATATTAAGAAAGCTAAA GTGCGAACAGTAATACCTGCAAATCTTTCATTTGTGGAGGACTGTG CTCGCATTTTACGTGCATTTAGAGTCGCTTCCCGTTTGGGATTTCGTTTTACTAGAGAAATAGCTCTTTCTCTGAGGGTCTTATACCGTTCTGTGTTGAGACTTGACAAG GGCAGAATTCTCATGGAGGTGAATTATATGTTGGCATTTGGATCAGGGGAAGCTTCTTTGAGATTGTTATGGAGATTTGGACTTCTAGAATTGCTTTTGCCCTTCCAA GCATCGTACTTTGTTTCCCAACGTTTCAAGAGACGCGATAAAGGATCAAACTTGCTCCTG TCACTCTTTGCCAGCCTTGATAAAGTGGTAGCACCTGATCGACCATGTCATAGTAGCTTATG GTTAGCTATATTGGCATTTCATAAGGCTCTTGTTGATAAACCACGGGACCCTTTGATTGTTGCTGCATTCAGCCTTGCTCTCCATAGCGGTGGTTCTTTGTTGGAAGCTATAGAAATAGCCAGAGGAATCAATCAACCACATGACTCCAGTTATATGGAGCTTCAGGAATCTCCGGTGCTTCTCTCAAAACTTGCAATGAGGGATGAAGTTGTTGATCTTGCTGCATCAATCAAGGACATATTATTCAAGATGACTAGTGTACGTTATGTTTCCCAAGCAATGAGCATGTACCCCCAGGCACCTCGCACTGATTTG GTTTTTGTTCCGGAGGCCTTGCTACAAAGGACATGCAGGATATTTGATTGTGTCCGTAGGGGCATGGAGCGGGGAACTGTGCCTAGGCAGTTAAAAATTGACTATGATTCCCTGTCATCGGGGAGCTTGGAAGAGGTTCGTCGTACATTGGCAAGGATTGTTTTTGACACAGTGTATCCAAAAAAGAGAAGAGAACGTTCTTGA